In Mercurialis annua linkage group LG5, ddMerAnnu1.2, whole genome shotgun sequence, a single genomic region encodes these proteins:
- the LOC130015501 gene encoding auxin-responsive protein SAUR22-like — protein sequence MGFLSNQIFRQSVSTASKSSSSSLGHVPKGYIAVYVGDFQKKRFLVPISYLNRPSFQDLLSLAEDEFGFDHPMGGLTIPCREDTFNDVISSLSR from the coding sequence ATGGGTTTTCTTTCTAACCAAATTTTCCGCCAATCTGTCTCGACGGCCAGCAAATCATCCTCGAGTTCTTTAGGTCATGTCCCGAAAGGATACATAGCAGTTTACGTTGGTGATTTCCAAAAGAAGAGATTTCTTGTACCGATTTCATACTTGAATCGGCCTTCATTCCAAGATCTACTTAGCTTAGCTGAAGACGAGTTTGGTTTCGATCATCCAATGGGTGGTTTGACGATTCCTTGCAGAGAAGATACATTCAATGATGTCATTTCCAGCTTGAGTAGATAA
- the LOC130015502 gene encoding auxin-responsive protein SAUR21-like yields the protein MGLLANQIFRRSLSAARKSSSSSLSHVPKGHIAVYVGDFQKKRFVVPISYLNQPSFQDLLSLAQEEFGFDHPMGGLTIPCREDTFNDVIYNLSR from the coding sequence ATGGGTCTTCTTGCGAACCAAATTTTCCGCCGATCTCTCTCTGCAGCCAGAAAATCATCCTCGAGCTCCTTAAGTCATGTCCCGAAAGGACATATAGCCGTTTATGTTGGTGACTTCCAAAAGAAGAGATTTGTGGTGCCAATATCATACTTGAATCAGCCTTCATTCCAAGATTTACTTAGCTTAGCTCAAGAGGAGTTTGGTTTCGATCATCCAATGGGTGGTTTGACGATTCCTTGCCGAGAAGATACGTTCAACGATGTCATTTACAACTTGAGTAGATAA
- the LOC130015503 gene encoding auxin-induced protein 15A-like: protein MGFLSKQFFRQSLSGVGKSSSSSLDVPKGCVAVYVGEARKKRFLVPVSYLNQPSFQDLLSLAEEEFGYNHPMGGLTIPCGEDSFNDVISSLNR from the coding sequence ATGGGTTTTCTTTCTAAACAATTTTTCCGCCAATCTCTCTCGGGAGTCGGAAAATCATCTTCGAGTTCTTTAGATGTTCCGAAAGGATGTGTAGCAGTTTATGTTGGTGAGGCCCGGAAGAAGAGATTTCTGGTACCGGTATCATACTTGAATCAGCCTTCGTTCCAAGATTTACTTAGCTTAGCTGAAGAAGAGTTCGGATACAATCATCCAATGGGTGGTTTGACGATTCCTTGCGGAGAAGATTCATTCAATGATGTCATTTCCAGCTTGAATAGATAG
- the LOC126682236 gene encoding auxin-responsive protein SAUR21-like, whose translation MAIRFPAISHAKQILRRSNLVANQAAKDVPKGYLAVYVGESQKKRFIVPISLLNQPSFQELLRKSEEEFGFNHPMGGITIPCREDDFIDLTSRLR comes from the coding sequence ATGGCTATTCGTTTTCCCGCAATTTCACATGCTAAACAGATTCTACGCCGGTCAAATCTGGTGGCGAATCAAGCAGCGAAAGATGTTCCGAAAGGGTACTTAGCAGTGTATGTTGGAGAAAGCCAAAAGAAGAGGTTCATAGTTCCGATTTCTTTGTTGAATCAGCCTTCTTTTCAAGAATTGTTAAGAAAATCTGAGGAAGAATTCGGATTTAATCATCCAATGGGCGGTATAACGATTCCTTGTAGAGAAGATGACTTTATCGATCTTACTTCGCGTTTGAGATGA
- the LOC126680269 gene encoding stemmadenine O-acetyltransferase-like: protein MEKLLLQKKKQKKDFFSICKTKMEIEKISESCIKPSSPTPPHLKTYKISLLDQFLAYNADIPLILFYLNDHPHLADHDFISERSELLKQSLSIALAHYYPLAGRIKDHLSVDCNDEGAYYVKARASIALSEYLTEPDHLTSMYKLLPRQPSSYESSAPGAYPVMIQETAFACGSVAIGVFASHMVMDAGSMISFIKTWAAITSSNTGVSREIESPIFDGQSVFPPYVGFPKEATMVAFDEFLIQTGNLGTRRVVFSESGIAKLKAEAANSTVEKPTRIEAVSSFLFECISYTLNARRDMHDKSLAFTYITTLRHKTIPPLPKNLFGNFIVMAPGLCSPDEMKLTSLACKVREAIQKIDVEFVKKVQSDGGFSMLNEKMKEATKTVNSDGVNFVMISSLCNLGIYDIDFGWGKPLWVTCIDLPPNSTIYVNSIVLLDSGKGRGIEAWVFLDEQDLVLFEKYEKLLQHALINPCPISNHLQAPSSAM, encoded by the exons ATGGAAAAGCTCCtcctacaaaaaaaaaaacagaagaaagATTTTTTTTCGATTTGCAAAACTAAAATGGAGATTGAAAAAATATCAGAAAGCTGTATTAAACCTTCTTCACCGACACCTCCTCATCTCAAAACCTACAAGATTTCTTTATTAGATCAATTTCTAGCCTACAACGCCGACATTCCATTGATCCTCTTCTACCTCAACGACCATCCCCATCTTGCCGATCATGATTTCATCTCCGAAAGATCAGAACTGCTTAAGCAATCATTATCCATCGCCTTAGCACATTATTACCCGCTCGCAGGCCGAATCAAAGACCATCTTTCGGTTGATTGTAACGATGAAGGTGCATACTACGTCAAGGCGCGAGCCAGTATTGCTCTTTCTGAATATCTTACAGAACCGGATCATCTCACGTCCATGTATAAGTTATTGCCAAGGCAGCCGAGTTCCTACGAATCATCAGCCCCCGGGGCGTATCCCGTAATGATTCAGGAAACTGCCTTTGCGTGTGGCAGCGTCGCTATTGGCGTATTTGCTTCTCATATGGTTATGGATGCAGGTTCAatgatttcttttataaaaacttGGGCTGCCATCACTAGTAGTAATACTGGTGTTAGTAGAGAAATTGAATCTCCAATTTTTGATGGTCAATCTGTATTTCCACCGTATGTTGGGTTCCCGAAAGAAGCAACTATGGTAGCATTCGATGAATTCTTGATCCAGACAGGGAATCTTGGTACGAGGAGAGTTGTGTTCAGCGAGTCAGGTATTGCTAAACTTAAAGCAGAAGCTGCTAATTCAACTGTCGAGAAGCCGACACGGATCGAGGCggtttcttcttttcttttcgaGTGCATCTCGTATACCCTCAATGCAAGACGAG ATATGCACGACAAGTCACTTGCATTCACGTATATTACAACCTTACGCCATAAAACTATACCACCGCTGCCCAAAAATTTATTCGGAAACTTCATAGTGATGGCGCCTGGTCTATGTTCCCCTGATGAAATGAAACTGACAAGCTTAGCCTGCAAAGTAAGGGAAGCAATACAGAAAATTGATGTTGAATTTGTGAAGAAAGTGCAGAGTGATGGAGGATTTTCGATGCTTAACGAGAAGATGAAAGAGGCGACCAAAACAGTTAATTCGGATGGAGTAAATTTTGTTATGATCAGTAGTCTGTGCAATTTGGGAATTTATGATATTGATTTTGGATGGGGAAAGCCTTTGTGGGTGACTTGCATTGATTTACCACCTAATTCCACAATTTACGTCAATTCGATTGTTCTTCTGGATTCGGGCAAAGGGAGAGGAATTGAAGCTTGGGTTTTTCTGGATGAACAAGACTTAGTTTTGTTTGAAAAATATGAGAAGCTTCTTCAACATGCTCTTATTAATCCATGTCCTATCTCAAACCATCTTCAGGCACCTTCAAGTGCAATGTAA